Proteins encoded by one window of Clostridium bornimense:
- the leuB gene encoding 3-isopropylmalate dehydrogenase, translated as MKEFNIAVMHGDGIGVEIVNASLEVLEKIGEKYNVKFNTKNALLGGAAIDATGIPLPEETIKICKESDAVILGSVGGPKWDSLPGAKRPEKALLGIREALGLYANLRPAKVYEALKDACPLKDSIVNEGVDLLVVRELTGGIYFGERGRVKKDVDSAYDTESYDVNEIKRIAHVAFKSARQRRGKVTLVDKANVLESSRLWREVVNEIHKEYTDVELEFMYVDNAAMQLVRKPSQFDVVLTNNIFGDILSDEASMITGSIGMLPSASVREDSFGMYEPIHGSAPDIAGKDIANPLAQILSVAMMLRYSLDMKEAAEDIERAVEKVLKDGYRTADIYAEGMKKVGTKEMGELVVSKL; from the coding sequence ATGAAAGAGTTTAATATCGCAGTTATGCATGGAGATGGAATAGGAGTAGAAATAGTAAATGCCTCTTTAGAAGTTCTAGAGAAGATAGGAGAAAAATATAATGTAAAGTTTAATACAAAAAATGCTTTACTTGGAGGGGCTGCAATAGATGCTACAGGGATACCACTTCCAGAAGAAACAATAAAAATATGTAAAGAATCAGATGCAGTAATTTTAGGATCAGTAGGAGGACCTAAGTGGGATAGCCTACCTGGAGCAAAAAGACCTGAAAAAGCTCTTTTAGGTATAAGAGAAGCTCTTGGATTATATGCAAATCTTAGACCAGCTAAAGTTTATGAGGCTTTAAAAGATGCGTGTCCTCTAAAAGATAGTATAGTAAATGAAGGGGTAGATCTTTTAGTTGTAAGAGAATTAACTGGTGGTATATACTTTGGTGAAAGAGGAAGAGTAAAAAAAGATGTAGATTCTGCATATGATACTGAAAGTTATGATGTTAATGAAATAAAAAGAATTGCTCATGTAGCATTTAAATCTGCAAGGCAAAGAAGAGGTAAGGTAACTTTAGTCGATAAAGCTAATGTTTTAGAATCATCTAGATTATGGAGAGAAGTAGTTAATGAAATTCATAAGGAGTATACTGATGTAGAACTTGAATTTATGTATGTTGATAATGCAGCTATGCAACTTGTAAGAAAACCAAGTCAATTTGATGTTGTATTAACAAACAATATTTTTGGAGATATTTTATCTGATGAAGCTTCAATGATAACAGGTTCAATAGGAATGCTTCCATCAGCTTCTGTTAGAGAAGATTCTTTTGGTATGTATGAGCCTATACATGGATCTGCACCAGATATTGCTGGAAAAGATATTGCTAATCCACTAGCACAAATTCTTTCTGTTGCAATGATGCTTAGGTATTCTTTAGATATGAAAGAGGCAGCTGAAGATATTGAAAGAGCGGTTGAAAAAGTATTAAAAGATGGTTATAGAACAGCAGATATTTATGCTGAAGGTATGAAAAAAGTAGGTACAAAAGAAATGGGAGAATTAGTTGTAAGTAAGTTATAA
- a CDS encoding purine-nucleoside phosphorylase, with protein MKSEIIKESVEYIKSKINSTPSIALILGSGLGDIAEEVEDAIYIDYKDVPHMPISKVVGHKGRFVIGKLSGKDVIMMQGRFHYYEGHNPEIIALPIYIMKLLGVNDIVITNAAGGVNTTFNAGDLMIISDQINGAGVNPLIGENNDELGPRFPDMSKIYNDRLIDVTEKCGKKLNLELKKGVYYMTSGPCYETPAEIKMIRILGGDAVGMSTAPEAMVANYCGMNILGISCITNMAAGVLNQPLNHEEVIETSNNVKKDFIALIKEIIKEV; from the coding sequence ATGAAAAGTGAAATTATAAAAGAATCAGTAGAATATATAAAATCAAAAATAAATTCCACTCCTAGTATAGCTTTAATATTAGGAAGTGGTCTTGGAGATATTGCAGAAGAAGTTGAAGATGCAATTTATATAGATTATAAAGATGTTCCTCATATGCCAATATCTAAGGTTGTTGGTCATAAAGGAAGATTTGTTATAGGAAAACTTTCGGGGAAAGATGTAATTATGATGCAAGGAAGATTTCACTATTATGAAGGGCATAATCCAGAAATTATTGCATTACCAATATATATAATGAAATTATTAGGAGTAAATGATATTGTAATAACTAATGCAGCAGGAGGAGTTAATACAACCTTCAATGCTGGGGACTTAATGATAATAAGTGATCAAATTAATGGAGCAGGAGTAAATCCTTTAATAGGAGAAAACAATGATGAATTGGGACCGAGATTTCCTGATATGAGCAAAATATATAATGATAGATTAATAGATGTAACTGAGAAGTGTGGAAAAAAATTAAATTTAGAATTGAAAAAAGGTGTTTATTACATGACATCAGGTCCATGTTATGAAACACCGGCAGAAATAAAGATGATAAGAATTTTAGGTGGAGATGCTGTAGGAATGTCTACAGCACCAGAAGCTATGGTAGCTAATTATTGTGGGATGAACATACTTGGAATATCATGTATAACTAATATGGCAGCAGGAGTATTAAATCAACCATTAAATCATGAGGAAGTTATTGAAACTTCAAATAATGTTAAAAAAGATTTTATAGCATTGATAAAAGAAATAATAAAAGAGGTGTAG
- a CDS encoding tyrosine-type recombinase/integrase, which produces MEEYLSEYENYLKRENLSANTLENYKRDVKLFMEYIISKNLDIKDVTEQWGNRYVIELKNSKKSLNTIKRNISSLKKFYSFLVTKGEVNINPFIIKTVGSSKRIDIKYLTYDEIEKLIDAPDENTVKGIRDKAMIEIMYGTGIKVTELINLKLDNINLKDHFLLFNKSEEERFIPIGRYCVNIMKKYLSYRKELDKFQSEYVFLNVKGEPLTRQGFWKIIKEYAKEINIDKEINCTVLRHSFAMHLLENGADISVVQELLGLTYLNSAEVYKSAIKNRKIVDEYIKNHPRA; this is translated from the coding sequence ATGGAAGAATATTTATCAGAATATGAAAATTATTTAAAGAGAGAAAATTTGTCTGCAAATACATTAGAAAATTACAAAAGAGATGTAAAGTTATTTATGGAGTATATTATTAGTAAAAATCTAGATATAAAAGATGTAACAGAACAATGGGGAAATAGATATGTTATAGAGTTGAAAAATTCAAAGAAATCTCTTAATACAATAAAAAGAAATATATCATCATTAAAAAAGTTTTATTCCTTTTTAGTAACTAAAGGAGAAGTAAATATAAATCCTTTTATTATAAAAACTGTAGGAAGTTCGAAGCGTATAGATATTAAATATCTTACATATGATGAAATAGAAAAACTTATAGATGCACCAGATGAAAATACAGTAAAAGGTATAAGAGATAAAGCAATGATTGAAATTATGTATGGAACAGGTATTAAGGTTACAGAGTTAATTAATTTGAAATTAGATAATATAAACCTTAAAGATCATTTTTTACTCTTTAATAAAAGTGAAGAAGAGAGATTTATACCTATTGGAAGATATTGTGTAAATATAATGAAAAAATATTTATCATATAGAAAAGAATTAGATAAATTTCAAAGTGAATATGTTTTCCTAAATGTTAAAGGAGAACCATTAACTAGACAAGGATTTTGGAAAATTATCAAGGAATATGCTAAAGAGATAAATATAGATAAAGAAATTAACTGTACAGTATTAAGACATTCTTTTGCAATGCATCTTTTAGAAAATGGAGCAGATATATCAGTTGTTCAAGAACTTTTAGGTTTAACTTATTTGAATAGTGCTGAAGTTTATAAATCAGCAATAAAAAACAGAAAAATCGTAGATGAATATATAAAAAATCATCCAAGAGCATAG
- the ilvB gene encoding biosynthetic-type acetolactate synthase large subunit, with protein MKVRGARILLECLKEQGVDTVFGYPGGAVLNIYDELYNFKDITHYMTSHEQGAAHAADGYARATGKVGVVFATSGPGATNLVTGIANAYMDSVPMVAITGQVPTSLIGKDSFQEVDIVGITLPITKHNFIVKDVKDLADTIRKAFRIATTGRKGPVLIDIPKDVTANLAEYEPIEINKDDFNLEIEQASLDKALNLINESKKIVLMVGGGCNASPCTEEILELQKKLKCPITETMMGLGVIDGYYEMNAGYVGMHGSVAANRLIQKSDLIIVLGARFSDRVISDPNKFATNTKILHIDIDEAEVSKNIEAYTSLIGDVKKILKEINEKVENRDANEWTEYARELIEVEIEKKNRDRSAKGPIDPHYVLQMLEKETNGDAIIATEVGQHQIWASKSYNYKNPKTFITSGGLGTMGYGLGAAIGAYIGTGKMVFDIAGDGSSLMNINELNTIFKYNLPVKVIVFNNYSLGMVRQWQNLFYEGRLSSTVMYPETSFARIANGFGIYSNRIEKNEDVKGAIHEFVAHDGPGLLEVIINHEEMATPIVPPGQSIDNMMLTD; from the coding sequence ATGAAAGTAAGAGGAGCTAGAATATTACTTGAATGTTTAAAAGAACAAGGTGTAGATACAGTTTTTGGATATCCAGGAGGAGCAGTACTTAATATATATGATGAATTATATAATTTTAAAGATATAACTCATTATATGACTTCTCATGAACAAGGTGCTGCTCATGCAGCTGATGGTTATGCAAGAGCTACAGGAAAAGTAGGGGTTGTTTTTGCAACATCAGGTCCAGGGGCCACTAATTTAGTCACTGGAATTGCAAATGCGTATATGGACTCAGTTCCTATGGTAGCTATTACAGGACAAGTTCCTACATCACTTATTGGTAAAGATTCATTTCAAGAGGTAGATATTGTAGGAATAACTCTTCCAATAACAAAACACAATTTTATAGTTAAGGATGTTAAAGATTTAGCTGATACCATAAGAAAAGCTTTTAGAATTGCAACTACTGGTAGAAAAGGACCAGTGCTTATAGACATACCAAAGGATGTAACTGCAAATTTAGCAGAATATGAACCAATAGAAATTAATAAAGATGATTTTAATTTAGAAATTGAACAAGCATCTTTAGATAAGGCATTAAATTTGATTAATGAGAGTAAGAAGATTGTTTTGATGGTAGGTGGTGGCTGTAATGCATCACCATGTACTGAGGAAATATTAGAGTTGCAAAAGAAACTAAAATGTCCTATTACAGAAACTATGATGGGATTAGGAGTTATAGATGGGTATTATGAGATGAATGCAGGATATGTTGGAATGCATGGAAGTGTAGCTGCTAACAGATTAATTCAAAAATCTGATCTTATAATTGTATTAGGAGCAAGATTCTCTGATAGAGTTATTAGTGATCCAAATAAATTTGCAACAAATACAAAAATTCTTCATATTGACATTGATGAGGCTGAGGTATCTAAGAATATTGAAGCATATACATCATTAATAGGCGATGTTAAAAAGATTCTAAAAGAGATAAATGAGAAAGTGGAAAATAGAGATGCTAATGAATGGACAGAGTATGCACGAGAACTTATAGAAGTTGAAATAGAGAAAAAGAATAGAGATAGAAGTGCAAAAGGACCTATCGATCCACATTATGTATTACAAATGTTAGAGAAGGAAACTAATGGTGATGCTATAATTGCAACAGAAGTTGGACAACATCAGATTTGGGCATCAAAAAGTTATAATTATAAAAATCCAAAGACCTTTATTACATCTGGTGGACTTGGAACAATGGGTTATGGGCTAGGTGCAGCTATTGGAGCTTATATTGGTACTGGGAAAATGGTATTTGATATAGCTGGCGATGGTTCATCACTTATGAATATAAATGAATTAAATACTATTTTTAAATATAATTTACCTGTTAAAGTAATTGTATTTAATAATTATTCACTTGGAATGGTAAGACAATGGCAAAATTTATTTTATGAAGGTAGATTATCTTCAACAGTAATGTATCCAGAAACAAGTTTTGCAAGAATTGCAAATGGATTCGGAATATATAGTAATAGAATAGAGAAGAATGAAGATGTTAAAGGCGCTATACATGAATTTGTAGCACATGATGGACCTGGATTACTTGAAGTGATTATTAATCATGAAGAAATGGCAACACCTATAGTTCCACCAGGTCAATCTATTGATAATATGATGTTAACAGATTAA
- the leuD gene encoding 3-isopropylmalate dehydratase small subunit — protein MKVIGNVLKYGDNIDTDVIIPARYLNTSVPEELAKHCMEDLDVDFLKKLKKGDIVVAGSNFGCGSSREHAPIAIKYAGVSCVIAKSFARIFYRNAINIGFPILECEEAVLAAENGHKLEIDFENGIIKNLDLNEEYKSQPFPDFILNIMKNDGLLNTVDAGEF, from the coding sequence ATGAAGGTAATAGGAAATGTTTTAAAATATGGCGATAATATAGATACAGATGTAATAATTCCAGCAAGATATTTAAATACATCTGTACCGGAAGAATTAGCAAAACATTGTATGGAAGATTTAGATGTTGACTTTTTAAAGAAACTAAAAAAAGGTGATATTGTAGTTGCAGGAAGTAACTTTGGTTGTGGTTCTTCAAGAGAACATGCACCTATCGCTATAAAGTATGCTGGGGTATCATGCGTTATAGCAAAAAGTTTTGCAAGAATATTTTATAGAAATGCAATAAACATAGGATTCCCAATATTAGAGTGTGAAGAGGCAGTATTAGCTGCTGAAAATGGACATAAATTGGAAATTGATTTTGAAAATGGAATAATTAAAAATTTAGATTTAAATGAAGAATATAAGAGTCAACCTTTCCCAGATTTTATTTTAAATATAATGAAAAATGATGGTTTACTAAATACTGTTGACGCTGGTGAATTTTAA
- a CDS encoding NUDIX hydrolase, whose protein sequence is MKLEENTLREEIVYRGEFINISQLQVKLPDGNIANREVIRHPGGVAVLAFYDSETLIMVEQYRKAIDRVTLELPAGKIENKEEIIETAKRELEEETGYLSDKFEYLGKIVTAPGFCDEYIYYFKCEELNSGFKGGDDDEFINVKKIKVNDIKKMIRNGDIIDGKTIAALMFL, encoded by the coding sequence ATGAAATTAGAAGAAAATACTTTAAGAGAAGAAATAGTTTATAGAGGGGAATTTATAAATATATCACAATTACAAGTAAAGCTACCTGATGGTAATATAGCTAATAGAGAAGTGATAAGACATCCAGGTGGTGTAGCTGTATTAGCTTTTTATGATAGTGAGACATTAATCATGGTAGAACAATATAGGAAAGCTATAGATAGAGTTACTTTAGAATTACCAGCTGGAAAAATAGAAAATAAAGAAGAAATAATAGAAACAGCAAAGAGAGAATTAGAAGAGGAAACAGGCTATTTATCAGATAAATTTGAATACCTAGGGAAAATTGTTACGGCTCCAGGGTTTTGTGATGAATATATTTATTATTTTAAGTGTGAAGAGTTAAATAGTGGCTTCAAAGGTGGAGATGATGATGAGTTCATTAATGTAAAAAAAATAAAGGTTAACGATATAAAGAAAATGATAAGAAATGGTGATATAATTGATGGAAAGACTATTGCAGCATTGATGTTCCTATAA
- a CDS encoding phosphopentomutase: protein MTNRVILIVLDSVGIGELPDANKYNDVGSNTIGNISSRCNGINLANLSKLGIGNIQGIKGLEKVSSPMGAFGKCAEASNGKDTITGHWEIGGVILEKPLKTYPNGFPERIIKNFENKIGRKIIGNKVASGTEILEELGEEHIKTGYPIVYTSADSVFQIAAHEDVISVDELYRFCEIARNMLIGDDTVGRVIARPFIGEAGHFKRTAKRHDYALEPFSKTFLEYIKDSGMEVDAVGKINDIYCGKGITSSIHTKNNEDGINKTIELMKKESKGLIFTNLVDFDMLYGHRNDVEGYKSALEYFDMRLPEIMENINDDDVLIITADHGCDPTTESTDHSREYIPLIVYGKDINENVDLGIRDCFCDIGKTILDLLNIDNNLNGVSFKDKLVK from the coding sequence GTGACAAATAGAGTAATTTTAATAGTACTAGATAGTGTCGGTATAGGAGAGTTACCTGATGCAAATAAATATAATGATGTAGGAAGTAATACAATTGGTAATATAAGTAGTAGATGTAATGGAATTAATCTTGCAAATCTTTCGAAATTAGGAATTGGCAATATTCAAGGTATTAAAGGTTTAGAGAAGGTATCAAGTCCAATGGGTGCATTTGGTAAATGTGCAGAAGCTTCAAATGGCAAAGATACTATAACAGGCCACTGGGAAATTGGTGGAGTTATTTTAGAAAAACCATTAAAGACTTACCCTAATGGTTTCCCAGAGAGAATTATTAAAAATTTTGAAAATAAAATAGGAAGAAAAATAATAGGAAATAAAGTAGCTTCAGGAACAGAGATATTAGAAGAATTAGGTGAGGAGCATATTAAAACTGGATATCCTATTGTTTATACATCAGCAGATTCTGTGTTTCAAATAGCAGCTCATGAGGATGTTATAAGTGTTGATGAGTTATATAGATTTTGTGAGATTGCTAGAAATATGTTAATCGGTGATGATACTGTAGGAAGAGTAATAGCAAGACCTTTTATTGGGGAAGCTGGACATTTTAAAAGAACTGCTAAAAGACATGATTATGCTCTAGAGCCATTTTCAAAAACTTTCTTAGAGTACATAAAAGATAGTGGTATGGAAGTAGATGCTGTAGGGAAGATAAATGATATTTATTGTGGTAAAGGAATAACATCGTCAATTCATACTAAAAATAATGAAGATGGAATAAATAAGACTATTGAGTTAATGAAAAAGGAAAGTAAAGGTTTAATTTTTACTAATTTAGTTGATTTTGATATGCTATATGGTCATAGGAATGATGTAGAAGGATATAAAAGTGCATTAGAATACTTTGATATGAGATTGCCTGAAATAATGGAAAATATAAATGATGATGATGTACTGATAATAACTGCTGATCATGGTTGTGATCCCACTACAGAATCAACAGATCACAGTAGAGAATATATTCCTCTTATAGTATACGGAAAAGATATAAATGAAAATGTTGATTTAGGAATAAGAGACTGTTTTTGTGATATTGGAAAAACTATACTTGATTTATTAAATATAGATAATAATTTAAATGGAGTATCTTTTAAAGATAAATTAGTTAAATAG
- a CDS encoding pyrimidine-nucleoside phosphorylase, giving the protein MRMYDIILKKRRGLELTTEEINFFVNGFNKDEIPDYQVSSLMMAIFFKGMNKRETADLTMAMAHSGDILDLSRIEGIKVDKHSTGGVGDSVTLVLAPLVASLGIPVAKMSGRGLGHTGGTIDKLETFKGFSVELDNDTFINNVNNIKIAIAGQTKSLAPADKKLYALRDVTATVDNISLIASSIMSKKIASGADAIVLDVKVGDGAFMKNLQDAKNLATEMVSIGEQLGRKTVAIISNMDQPLGFAIGNALEVKEALDTLKGNGPKDLEELVLEIGAQMVVLSEKAHSVEEAKKLLRENLTNGKALNKLKELVESQGGDSSSIYNEELLPKSKFKLIINSDREGYISKILSEDVGLLAMELGAGRKTKDSKIDLAVGIVLKKKIGDKVKKGEELATIYCNSEEAGKSVLSKLKDVIIISDVYEEYKLIYEIVK; this is encoded by the coding sequence ATGAGAATGTATGATATCATACTTAAAAAACGTAGAGGTCTTGAATTAACTACAGAAGAAATAAATTTTTTTGTAAATGGATTTAATAAAGATGAGATACCTGACTATCAGGTATCTTCTCTTATGATGGCAATATTCTTTAAGGGAATGAATAAAAGAGAGACGGCAGATCTTACTATGGCAATGGCTCATTCTGGAGATATTCTAGATTTGAGCAGAATTGAAGGCATTAAGGTAGATAAACATTCTACAGGAGGAGTAGGTGATAGTGTTACATTAGTTTTAGCTCCATTGGTGGCTTCATTAGGAATACCAGTTGCTAAAATGAGTGGTAGAGGTTTAGGTCATACTGGAGGAACTATAGATAAATTAGAAACATTTAAAGGATTCTCTGTTGAATTAGACAATGATACTTTCATAAATAATGTAAATAATATAAAAATTGCAATTGCAGGACAGACAAAGTCGTTAGCACCTGCTGATAAAAAATTGTATGCATTAAGGGATGTTACTGCTACGGTTGACAATATTTCTCTTATTGCTTCTAGTATAATGAGTAAAAAAATAGCTTCTGGAGCAGATGCAATTGTCCTAGATGTTAAAGTCGGTGATGGTGCATTTATGAAGAATTTGCAAGATGCAAAGAATCTGGCAACAGAGATGGTATCTATCGGAGAACAACTAGGCAGAAAAACTGTAGCTATAATTTCCAATATGGACCAACCACTAGGATTTGCTATAGGAAATGCTTTAGAGGTAAAAGAAGCTTTAGATACGTTAAAAGGCAATGGACCAAAAGATTTAGAGGAATTAGTTTTAGAAATTGGAGCACAGATGGTTGTGCTTAGTGAAAAAGCACATTCTGTTGAAGAAGCTAAAAAACTATTAAGAGAAAATTTAACTAATGGCAAAGCTTTAAATAAGTTAAAAGAGTTAGTAGAGTCTCAAGGAGGAGATTCATCTAGTATATATAATGAAGAACTACTACCTAAAAGTAAATTTAAATTAATAATTAATAGTGATAGAGAAGGATATATTTCTAAGATTTTGTCTGAAGATGTGGGATTATTAGCTATGGAGTTAGGTGCCGGAAGAAAAACTAAGGATTCAAAGATAGATTTAGCAGTAGGGATAGTACTTAAAAAGAAGATAGGGGATAAAGTGAAAAAGGGAGAGGAATTGGCAACTATTTATTGTAATAGCGAAGAAGCTGGAAAGTCTGTTTTAAGTAAGCTTAAAGATGTTATTATTATTAGTGACGTATATGAAGAATATAAATTAATATATGAAATTGTAAAATAA
- the spoIIM gene encoding stage II sporulation protein M, translating to MKGIRFNEFIKKHCRDNFLSYVIVIFFICTGVVLGIYTVLYMDDFSKQELKSYINSFLSIGKIDIPYEELFIKTFINNFMILVLIWLLGLTVIGVPFTLIISLVKGFTLGFTTVFFISEIGGKSIAIIFLTTIIPNIIYTLMLIVASVLSIQFSMSLLKDKGSWRNKLLTNIGRYTILFVIIIGITMLGVAYETFVSPNFIKLFN from the coding sequence ATGAAAGGAATTAGGTTTAATGAATTTATAAAAAAACATTGTAGAGATAATTTTTTAAGTTATGTTATTGTTATTTTTTTTATTTGCACAGGTGTTGTGTTAGGTATATATACAGTTTTATATATGGATGATTTTTCAAAACAAGAATTAAAGAGTTACATAAATTCTTTTTTGAGTATAGGAAAAATAGATATACCTTATGAAGAGTTATTTATAAAAACATTTATAAACAATTTTATGATTTTAGTACTTATATGGTTATTAGGGTTAACAGTAATAGGAGTTCCTTTTACACTTATAATTTCTCTTGTAAAAGGATTTACTTTAGGATTCACTACAGTATTTTTTATTTCAGAAATAGGCGGAAAGTCTATAGCAATTATATTTTTAACTACTATCATTCCTAACATAATTTATACCTTAATGTTAATAGTTGCATCAGTACTTAGTATTCAATTTTCCATGTCCCTTTTAAAGGATAAAGGTTCATGGAGGAATAAATTATTAACTAATATAGGTAGGTATACTATATTATTTGTTATTATTATTGGAATAACAATGTTAGGAGTGGCTTATGAGACTTTTGTTTCACCAAATTTCATTAAGTTATTTAATTAG
- a CDS encoding purine-nucleoside phosphorylase: protein MSLLDKVNNTKELIAEKYNGDIDFAIVLGSGLGDLANRIENPITIPYSDIPGFPKATVVGHKGELIIGELSGKKVLAFNGRFHYYEGHNMKDVTIGIRVAQKLNIKNLIISNAAGGMNPEFKPGDLMVITDHINMTGDNPLIGENIEEFGPRFPDMSSCYDKEYINKVKEIGTNLGINLVEGVYTAVTGPNYESPSELRMLRIIGGDAVGMSTVPEVIVASHGSMRILGISVITDMALWDTLEPLEHSAVIATANKAKDKFIKLIEEFIMEV, encoded by the coding sequence ATGAGTTTGTTAGATAAAGTCAACAATACAAAAGAACTTATAGCAGAAAAATATAATGGCGACATAGATTTTGCCATAGTACTTGGAAGTGGACTTGGAGATTTAGCAAATAGAATAGAGAATCCTATAACTATTCCTTATAGTGACATACCGGGATTTCCTAAAGCAACAGTAGTTGGACATAAAGGAGAGTTAATAATAGGGGAGTTATCTGGGAAAAAAGTTTTGGCATTCAATGGTAGATTTCATTATTATGAAGGTCATAATATGAAAGATGTTACTATAGGTATTAGAGTGGCACAGAAGCTAAATATTAAAAATTTAATAATATCTAATGCTGCTGGTGGCATGAATCCAGAATTTAAACCAGGTGATTTAATGGTTATAACAGACCATATCAATATGACAGGAGATAATCCTCTTATAGGTGAGAACATAGAAGAGTTTGGACCTAGATTTCCAGATATGAGTTCTTGCTATGATAAAGAATATATAAATAAAGTTAAAGAAATAGGGACTAATTTAGGAATTAATTTAGTTGAGGGTGTTTATACCGCTGTAACAGGACCTAATTATGAAAGTCCCTCAGAACTTAGAATGCTTAGAATTATAGGTGGAGATGCAGTAGGAATGTCTACAGTGCCAGAAGTTATTGTTGCAAGTCATGGTTCTATGAGGATCCTCGGAATTTCAGTTATTACAGATATGGCTTTATGGGATACTCTTGAACCATTAGAGCATTCAGCTGTTATAGCAACTGCCAATAAAGCTAAAGATAAGTTTATTAAACTAATTGAAGAGTTTATTATGGAGGTTTAA
- the leuC gene encoding 3-isopropylmalate dehydratase large subunit: protein MIKPMTMTQKILAKSAGLDYVESGQLITVNLDLVLGNDVTTPVALDAFNKLDNAKVFNKNKIAIVPDHFTPNKDIKSAEHCKCVRKFSKENEIKNYFEVGQMGIEHCLIPEKGLAIPGDVIIGADSHTCTYGALGAFSTGVGSTDMAIGMATGKAWFKVPEAIKFVLKGKLPKWVSGKDLILHIIGKIGVDGALYKSMEFTGEGVSELSMDDRFTIANMAIEAGAKNGIFPVDDKTLEYIKNRTDREPRVFTADDDALYSEVIEIDLSELKPTVAFPHLPENTKTIDEIDEEVKIDQVVIGSCTNGRIDDLRIAAKILKGKKICSDIRTIIIPGTQDVYLQAIEEGLAKIFVEAGAVLSTPTCGPCLGGHMGILAEGERALSTTNRNFVGRMGSPKSEVYLCSPAVAAASAITGRITSPEEV from the coding sequence ATGATAAAACCTATGACTATGACACAAAAGATACTAGCCAAGTCAGCAGGACTAGATTATGTAGAAAGTGGACAACTTATTACTGTAAATTTAGATTTAGTATTAGGAAATGATGTAACTACACCAGTTGCATTAGATGCTTTTAATAAATTAGATAATGCTAAAGTTTTTAATAAAAATAAAATAGCAATAGTACCGGATCATTTTACGCCGAATAAAGATATAAAATCTGCTGAACATTGTAAATGTGTAAGAAAGTTTTCAAAAGAAAATGAAATAAAGAATTATTTTGAAGTTGGTCAAATGGGAATAGAACATTGTTTAATTCCGGAAAAAGGTTTGGCTATTCCTGGGGATGTAATAATAGGAGCTGATTCTCATACATGTACTTATGGGGCTTTAGGAGCATTTTCTACTGGAGTTGGAAGTACTGATATGGCCATCGGAATGGCAACAGGAAAAGCTTGGTTTAAGGTGCCAGAAGCAATAAAGTTTGTATTAAAAGGTAAACTACCTAAGTGGGTTAGTGGAAAAGACCTAATACTTCATATAATAGGGAAAATTGGCGTCGATGGTGCACTGTATAAATCTATGGAGTTTACTGGAGAAGGGGTAAGTGAACTATCTATGGATGATAGATTTACAATAGCTAATATGGCCATAGAAGCTGGTGCTAAAAATGGTATTTTCCCAGTAGATGATAAGACATTAGAATATATAAAAAATAGAACTGATAGAGAACCAAGAGTTTTTACTGCTGATGATGATGCTCTATATAGTGAGGTCATAGAAATAGATTTATCAGAACTAAAACCAACGGTAGCATTTCCGCATTTACCAGAAAACACTAAGACTATAGATGAGATAGATGAAGAAGTTAAGATAGATCAGGTTGTTATAGGATCATGTACAAATGGGAGAATAGATGACCTTAGAATTGCTGCTAAGATTTTAAAAGGGAAGAAAATTTGTAGCGATATAAGAACAATAATTATACCTGGTACTCAAGATGTATATTTACAAGCAATAGAAGAAGGGTTAGCTAAGATTTTTGTAGAAGCTGGAGCAGTTCTTTCTACACCAACTTGCGGACCTTGTCTTGGAGGTCATATGGGTATATTAGCTGAAGGTGAAAGAGCATTATCAACTACAAATAGAAATTTTGTTGGTAGAATGGGTAGTCCTAAGTCAGAGGTTTACTTATGTTCACCAGCTGTAGCAGCTGCATCGGCTATAACAGGTAGAATAACTTCACCGGAGGAGGTATAG